From the genome of Impatiens glandulifera chromosome 9, dImpGla2.1, whole genome shotgun sequence, one region includes:
- the LOC124916576 gene encoding homeobox-leucine zipper protein HAT22-like, translating into MGLDDTGLNLGLGFAVPPPAAAAAFGRKTAAAASSLEPSLTLGISSSSAGDDQEYSGHGSTKMYGRLDSPTTTSFSNGSLNRPSDDDDGEEDDIIIINNNNINNNNNSRKKLRLNRDQSALLEQCFKQHSTLNPKQKQELARKLNLRPRQVEVWFQNRRARTKLKQTEINCEFLKKCCETLTDENRRLQKELHELKSLKLPGLYMQLPATTLSICPACERIGTAVGEGEVKDSDKNISMVGSKPTHLYNPIVNPSTAC; encoded by the exons atggGTTTGGATGACACAGGCTTGAATTTAGGACTAGGATTTGCTGTTCCGCCGCCGGCTGCGGCGGCTGCGTTTGGTAGGAAGACGGCTGCGGCGGCGTCAAGTTTGGAGCCGTCGCTAACTTTGGGGATTTCATCATCATCTGCAGGAGATGATCAAGAGTATTCTGGTCATGGATCTACCAAGATGTACGGACGACTTGATAGTCCCACGACGACGTCGTTTTCCAACGGTAGCTTGAACAGACCcagtgatgatgatgatggtgaagaagacgatattattattattaataataataatattaataataataataattcaaggaAGAAACTCAGGCTTAATCGAGACCAGTCTGCCCTTTTGGAGCAATGTTTTAAGCAACATAGCACTCTCAATCCA AAGCAAAAACAGGAGCTTGCAAGAAAGTTAAATCTCAGACCTAGACAAGTAGAAGTTTGGTTTCAGAATAGAAGAGCCAG GACAAAGCTTAAGCAAACAGAAATAAATTGTGAGTTTTTGAAGAAGTGTTGCGAAACTCTAACCGACGAAAACAGAAGACTACAAAAGGAACTTCATGAGCTCAAGTCACTTAAGTTGCCCGGTCTTTACATGCAACTGCCCGCTACCACACTTTCAATCTGCCCGGCATGCGAGAGGATCGGAACCGCTGTTGGCGAGGGTGAAGTCAAGGATTCCGATAAGAATATTAGTATGGTGGGATCGAAACCAACTCATTTGTATAATCCGATTGTTAATCCATCTACAGCTTgttaa
- the LOC124915178 gene encoding cytochrome c oxidase subunit 6a, mitochondrial-like, whose translation MASAIVRSAIRGAVRARAPASKRNFSSSAHHDDAREAAKWEKISYVAAGSCTIFAIYNLSKEHPHYDEAPKYAHMHIRNKEFPWGPDGLFERKHH comes from the exons ATGGCGTCGGCGATTGTGAGATCTGCTATCCGCGGTGCTGTTCGAGCTAGGGCTCCGGCTTCCAAGAGGAATTTTTCTTCATCTGCCCATCATGACGATGCCC GTGAAGCTGCAAAATGGGAGAAGATTTCTTATGTTGCAGCTGGCTCTTGCACCATCTTTGCTATCTATAACCTCTCGAAGGAGCACCCACACTATGATGAAGCTCCT AAATACGCACATATGCACATCCGCAACAAGGAGTTTCCATGGG GACCCGATGGCCTTTTCGAGAGGAAACACCATTGA
- the LOC124916053 gene encoding EPIDERMAL PATTERNING FACTOR-like protein 2: MGCNRNLFCSHHFHKFTISLLFFIISTSTQFVSIADGRKTTTFRPDVQIQRRDQEEKVMNLRAQIGSSPPKCERRCRSCGHCEAIQVPMNPQIRKSLINGVSISMSRIAYDRGGGGGRGDEDDGSNYKPMSWKCKCGDFIFNP; the protein is encoded by the exons ATGGGTTGTAATCGGAATTTGTTTTGCAGCCATCATTTTCACAAATTCACTATTTCCTTActtttcttcatcatttcaACCTCCACCCAATTCGTTTCCATTGCTGATG GTAGAAAGACGACGACTTTCAGACCGGATGTTCAAATTCAg AGGAGAGATCAGGAAGAAAAAGTGATGAATTTGAGAGCACAGATTGGGTCTAGCCCACCTAAATGTGAACGGAGATGTAGATCTTGTGGGCATtgtgaagcgattcaagtgccgATGAATCCACAGATAAGGAAAAGCTTAATCAATGGAGTTTCGATTTCAATGTCTAGAATTGCATATGacagaggaggaggaggaggaagaggtgatgaagatgatgggTCTAACTATAAACCAATGAGTTGGAAATGTAAATGTGGCGACTTCATCTTCAACCCATGA